A window of Argopecten irradians isolate NY chromosome 14, Ai_NY, whole genome shotgun sequence contains these coding sequences:
- the LOC138307001 gene encoding uncharacterized protein: MKTWRLSPLFRSRFGKTVLLSLCALVLVVFSNLFYGFSILTKNTTIPQISRPNNIRILQHMPNKLIRKSISRTDQICRHPRLSLFQDSIQSAFHPMDPLECIGKSLFYFEKGILRMNDSVLNPVEIYTQHEFKEPKPDVSNNETKTIRKCLYRGIERVTDDYYTYTETIVKEKPPFSLLVEHDFMSVKCFYHKPEDEEKKENDSEEDKKSEENKNEDEKKDNDFRPVEFDQMNREDFRDVDDSLNEHGRDAMYGNEFDGNFSYENWHSWDDYHVDLEEEEIADFDQFLVQVHPKPDVFQRINNAKWNKHSTRMNVLILGLDSMSHLSYQRKLPNTYRYLRDHLDMVILDAYNIVGDATTAALIPILTGKTEVELPEVRIHREDSVTVDTYPMIWNNFRHQGYVTLFAEDEPSISAFNLRLNGFENQPTDHYMRPFWQAIWGSQLRENSVRYCTGNKPHHTYTLDYVKDFFIKYNNVSKFAFAFMSELTHWDNNPGEYMDNDLLKFLKYFEKSGFLDNTLLMLMADHGARYSRVRHTIQGKLEERLPMFAVRFPPKYQTFRPKLMENLQRNSKKLTTPFDIHETLKDVLDLSRTSKETSPYSRGISLLQQIPANRTCSMAKIDVHWCTCLLQENTDVKSEHVQKSANEVISYINQLTEPVRSECSILKVREIILAYLMIPNEKVLTYLRSKDADNREANFSREATVDIVHYQVTFVALPSNGMYEATILMNVTDGRIKVNPEMISRLDLYGKQPACIQRRYPDLRKYCYCNQLLLQQNKTHHTLD; this comes from the exons ATGAAAACCTGGCGTTTATCTCCACTTTTCAGATCTCGTTTTGGCAAAACAGTTCTACTGTCATTATGCGCCTTGGTCTTAGTTGTTTTCTCAAACCTGTTCTATGGTTTCAGTATATTAACCAAGAACACTACAATACCTCAAATATCTAGGCCAAACAACATCAGAATTCTCCAACACATGCCAAACAAATTAATTCGGAAATCTATAAGTCGAACAGATCAAATATGTCGTCATCCAAGACTTTCGCTTTTCCAGGACTCAATACAAAGCGCATTTCATCCAATGGATCCATTAGAATGTATAGGgaaaagtttattttatttcgaAAAAGGCATTCTTCGTATGAATGACAGTGTTTTAAATCCTGTGGAAATATATACTCAACATGAATTTAAAGAGCCAAAACCAGACGTCTCTAACAATGAAACCAAAACAATAAGGAAATGTTTGTACAGAGGAATTGAGAGGGTAACAGATGATTATTATACATACACAGAGACAATCGTTAAAGAAAAACCACCATTTAGTTTACTTGTAGAGCATGACTTTATGTCGGTGAAGTGTTTTTATCATAAGCCAGAAGAtgaagaaaaaaaggaaaatgattCAGAGGAGGATAAGAAATCGgaggaaaataaaaatgaagatgAGAAAAAGGATAACGATTTTAGGCCGGTAGAATTTGACCAAATGAATCGTGAAGATTTCCGCGATGTGGATGATTCTCTAAATGAGCATGGTAGGGATGCTATGTACGGTAACGAGTTTGATGGTAAtttttcctacgaaaattggcaTTCCTGGGATGACTATCATGTAGATCTTGAGGAAGAAGAAATTGCtgattttgatcaatttttaGTGCAAGTGCACCCAAAACCAGATGTCTTTCAGAGGATTAATAACGCCAAATGGAATAAGCATTCAACACGTATGAATGTCCTGATCCTGGGTTTGGATTCAATGTCTCATCTGTCTTACCAACGGAAACTGCCAAACACCTACCGCTACCTCAGGGATCACCTGGACATGGTTATTCTGGACGCGTATAACATTGTGGGAGATGCTACTACGGCGGCCTTAATACCTATACTGACAG GTAAGACAGAGGTAGAATTACCTGAAGTTAGAATTCACCGCGAGGATTCTGTCACTGTGGACACGTACCCAATGATCTGGAACAATTTTCGCCACCAAGGATACGTTACATTGTTTGCAGAAGACGAACCAAGCATAAGTGCCTTTAATTTACGATTAAATGGATTTGAAAATCAGCCTACCGATCATTATATGCGGCCATTCTGGCAAGCCATCTGGGGATCTCAGCTTCGCGAGAATAGTGTTCGATATTGTACCGGTAATAAACcccatcatacatatactctaGACTATGTGAAGGATTTCTTTATCAAATACAATAATGTTTCTAAATTTGCATTTGCGTTCATGTCAGAGTTAACTCACTGGGACAATAATCCTGGAGAATATATGGACAACgatttgttaaagtttttgaaatattttgagaaATCTGGTTTCCTTGACAACACATTACTTATGTTAATGGCCGACCATGGTGCTCGGTACAGTCGAGTCCGACATACGATACAGGGGAAGTTGGAAGAAAGACTACCAATGTTTGCCGTTAGATTTCCACCTAAATATCAAACATTCCGTCCGAAATTAATGGAGAATCTGCAAAGAAACTCTAAGAAGCTCACAACTCCATTTGATATACATGAAACATTGAAGGATGTTCTGGACTTATCACGGACCAGTAAAGAAACTTCTCCTTACAGTAGAGGTATTAGTTTGCTACAGCAGATTCCAGCAAATCGGACATGTTCAATGGCGAAAATTGATGTCCATTGGTGTACATGTCTGTTACAAGAAAACACAGATGTCAAAAGTGAGCATGTGCAGAAGTCAGCCAATGAGGTCATTTCTTACATCAATCAATTGACAGAGCCAGTGAGATCCGAATGTTCCATACTGAAAGTGAGGGAGATTATACTAGCCTACTTAATGATTCCAAATGAAAAG GTATTGACCTACCTGAGGTCTAAGGATGCCGACAACAGGGAAGCCAACTTTAGCCGGGAAGCCACAGTAGATATAGTCCATTATCAAGTCACCTTCGTCGCCCTGCCTAGCAACGGGATGTATGAGGCCACCATCTTGATGAATGTAACAGACGGACGGATTAAGGTGAACCCGGAAATGATTAGTCGTTTAGATCTGTATGGTAAGCAGCCTGCATGTATACAGCGACGGTATCCTGACCTTAGGAAATATTGCTACTGTAATCAACTCTtattacaacaaaataaaactcatCATACTTTAGATTGA